TTCGATACCACCAGCCGGAATTCCAATCTGCAACTGATAGAATGGGTAAGGCGTTATCTTGCCGGCCACGGGTTGGCAAGCCGGCTCACCCATAGCGACGACGGCAGCAAGGCTAATCTGTTCTGCCGCATCGGCGGAGATGATTTGCCATTGATTGTCCTGTCCGGCCATAGCGACGTGGTGCCGGTGGATGGGCAGGACTGGTCCTATCCGCCATTCCAGCTGACGGATGGCGGCGATGGGCGCCTGTATGGGCGCGGCAGCGCCGACATGAAAGGCTTCATTGCCTGCGTGCTGGCGAGAGTGCCGGATTTCGTGGCGCTGGCGAAGGCCGGCCAGCTGAGGCAGGGCATAGGCATTGCGCTTTCCTACGATGAGGAAGTGGGCTGCCTGGGCGTCGGCAGGCTCATCGACGATTTGGTCGCCCAGGGCGTGACGGTGGCTGGGTGCCTGATAGGGGAGCCGACTTCGATGCGGCCGGTGGTGGCGCATAAAGGCATCGCGCATTACCGTTGCCGGGTCAGGGGCCGTGCGGCGCATTCTTCCCTGACGCCTTACGGGGTCAATGCCATCGAGTATGCGGCAAGACTGATCACCCATATCCGCAAGCTGGCCGACGCCGAGGCGTCGTTCGGCCACCGCCAGCCTTTGTATGACGTTCCTTTCACCACGATGCAGACTGGCGTGATCCGCGGCGGCGTAGCCTGCAATATCGTGCCGGCCGACTGCGAATTCATGTTCGAGTGCCGCTGGCTGCCGGGAGACGATCCGCAGCGGCTGGTCTCGTCGGTGGCCGACTACGCGGCGAGCCTGCTGCTGGAAATGCGGGCGGTGGCGGAGGAGGCTGATATCGAGATCGAGCGCGTGGTATACAGCCCGGCATTCGAAGCCGAGCCGGATTCGGATATCAGCCGCTACGTTCATGGATTGTGCGCTTGCGCCGGGCGGGGCGTCGCCTACACTACCGAGGCGGGGTTGTTCAGCGAGGCAGGCATGCCGTGCGTGGTGCTGGGGCCGGGATCGATAGAGCAGGCTCACCGGCCGGACGAGTTCATAGAAATCGCCCAGCTGAATGCATGCCATGATTGGCTTGGGCTATTGACTAACAACTTAATCAAATAACTGTCAGAAATGCTTTGCATCCATAAGCGATAGGCTGCAAAATTCTGCCCCTTGGAAACGAAGGACTATTGAGCCCGCCGGTGACTTCCGCGCGGGTTCATCATTATCTAGGGTTCAGAAAAACAATGAGTCAGAACAAATCGAAAACGGGTGGAGAGCCCAAGGCGCGGGACGGCTTCACGTCCAGTTTCGGCGTTTTGGCGGCTACGCTGGGGTCGGCGGTCGGCCTGGGTAATATCTGGAAATTTCCCTACCTGACGGGGACCAACGGCGGAGCCGGCTTCCTGGTGGTCTATGTATTGGCCACGCTGGTTGTGGGCCTGCCGGTGATGATTTCGGAGATCATGCTGGGCCGCAAGGCCAAGCGCGACGCCGTCACCTCCTTGGTCAAGCTGGCCCCGGCCGGACAGCCCTGGTGGCTGGTGGGCGCTTTCGGCGTGTTCGCCGCATTCCTGATCATGGCCTTTTATTCCGAAGTGGCGGCCTGGGTATTCGCCTACATCTTCAAGGCCATCGGCGGCGACATCCTGTCGCGCGATCCCAAGGTGACGTCCGGCGCCTTCACCGCGCTGATTTCCGATCCGGTGCAATCGTTGCTGTGGCAGTGGCTGGTATTGGCGCTGATCGGCGGCATCCTGCTGCTGGGGGTGTCCAAGGGCATCGAGGCGGTGACCAAGAAGCTGATGCCGCTGCTGTTCGTCCTGCTGGTGGTGATCGGCGCGCGCAGCCTGATGCTGCCGGGCGCCGGCCAGGGCCTCGCCTTCCTGTTCGCGCCCGACTTCTCCAAGATCAGCGCGGCTGTAGTGCTGACCGCGATGGGTCTGGCCTTTTTCAAGCTGTCCATCGGCATGGGCACCATGATCACCTACGGCAGCTATTTCCGCGACGACCAGAACATCCCGCTGACCACTTTCCGCGTGATGTGCGCCGACCTGTTCGTGTCGCTGCTGGCCGGCATCGCCATCTTCCCGGCCGTGTTCGCCTTCGGCTTCCAGCCGGCCGCCGGACCATCTCTGCTGTTCATCACCATTCCGGCGGTGTTCGCCAGCATGCCGCTGGGCCACTTCTTCATGGTGGTGTTCTTCGTCCTGACCGCCATCGCGGCCACCGGCGCCATGCTGTCCATCCTGGAAGTGCCTGTGTCGGTGCTGAGCGAGCGCTTCGGCATCAGCCGCGTCAAGGCGACCGTGATCAATCTGTTGTTGCTGGCGTTGGTGGGTTCCGCCTGCGCGCTGTCCAATAGCCTGACCGCGGATTTCAAGATCTTCGGCATGACGATGTTCGACCTGTTCGACTTTGTCACCTCGAATGTGCTGATGCCGCTGGGCGGCATCTGCCTGTGCCTGTTCACCGCCTGGGTGTGGGGTTACGACCGCTTCCGCGCCGCGCTGAGCAACGAAGGCGCGCTGGATAACGAGCGCGTGCTGAAGCCGCTGTTCTTCGTGCTGCGCTTCGTGTCGCCGGTGCTGATACTGTATGTGATGCTGAAGGGCCTGAAGGTCATCTGATGCAAGAAAAAGGCCGGACGCGCAGTCTGGCCTTTTTTGTTCCCTGGAAATCAGGGAAGGGGCGTGTCCTCGTCGGGCGCCGCCACCGGCGGCGGGGTAAAGCCGTTGATTTCCCTGGCGCTCTTCTCCAGCAGCAGTACGATGGAGGTGTTGAGGGCGCCGAAGGCCCAACTGACCAGAAAGAATACCGAATAGGCGCTCAGCTTGTCGGAAAACAGGGTGTCGCCGTGCAGTTTGAGCTCGGCGGGATCGAAAATCGAGAAGAACACGGCGGTCGCTATCATAGCGATCATGAAGGACGGCCAAAGCAGCAAGATTCCCTTTTTCATGGATGCCTCCGGTTTAAAGTAAAGGCATGGGCAGAAAATCGCCCGCTGACCAGCTTATGCTTCTGATTAAGCCATGGGAACGGGTTTGTCGATAACTGGCCGCAATATCCTGCCTGTGAGGCCAGTGGATACATGTTAGACTATGTTCGACAGCGAACAACCTTCCTTCGGAAGGCAACAAGCAGCATCGGATTTTTTTGATCGGCCTCTTGGCCGGTGCATTCGTAAAGCTAATGGAGCCTGGTATGACCTCTTCGATCTTCGCCGGCGTGGAGCTGGCGCCGCGCGACCCCATCCTCGGACTCAATGAGGCGTTCAACGCCGATACCCGCAGCACCAAGGTCAATCTTGGCGTGGGCGTGTATTCCGACGACAACGGCAAGATTCCACTGCTGGCCGCGGTGCAGGCGGCCGAGAAAGCTCGCCTCGAAGCATTGCCGGCGCGCGGCTACCAGCCGATCGAAGGCCCCGCCGCTTACGATGTCGCCGTGCAGAAGCTGCTGTTCGGCGAGAGCAGCGAACTGCTGGCCGCCGGCCGCGTGGTGACCGCCCAGGCGCTGGGCGGCACCGGCGCGCTGAAGATCGGCGCGGACTTCCTGAAACGCCTGAATCCGGCCGCCAAGGTGTACATCAGCGACCCGTCCTGGGAAAACCACCGCGCGCTGTTCGAGTCCGCCGGCTTTGCCGTGGAAAACTACCCGTATTATCACGCAGCCAGCCGCGGCGTGGATTTCGCCGCGATGAAGGCGCATTTGTCCTCGCTGGATGCGGGCTCCATCATCGTGCTGCATGCCTGCTGCCACAATCCCACCGGCGCCGACCTGTCCGCCGCGCAATGGGAAGAAGTGGTGTCGATCTGCCGCGAGCGCAGCCTGGTGCCCTTCCTGGACATGGCCTACCAGGGCTTCGCCGACGGCATCGACGCCGATGCGCTGGCGGTGCGCCTGTTCGCCGCCTCGAATCTGCAGTTCTTCGTCGCCAGCTCCTTCTCCAAGAGCTTCTCGCTGTACGGAGAGCGTGTCGGCGCGCTGTCCATCATCACGGCAGCCAAGGACGAGTCGGTCCGCGTCTTGTCCCAGCTGAAGCGCGTGATCCGCACCAACTACTCCAATCCGCCCATCCATGGCGCGGCCATCGTCGCCGCCGTGCTGTCCAGCCCGGCGCTGCGCGCGCAATGGGAGGAAGAGCTGGCGGGCATGCGCGATCGCATTCGCGACATGCGATTGGCCTTGCTGGAGGCGATCAAGGCGCAAGGCGTGGCCGTCGACTTTTCCTTCATCACGGCCCAGCGCGGCATGTTCTCCTACACCGGCCTGAGCGCCGCCCAGGTGGACCGCCTGCGCGAGGAGTTCGGCATTTACGCGGTATCCACTGGCCGCATCTGCCTGGCGGCCCTGAACAGCAAGAACGTAGGCTATGTGGCCTCCGCCATCGCCAAGGTGGTTCAGGCCTGACGGGATCCGGCACTCATGAGCAAGAGCCCTGGTATGACCAGGGCTTTTTTTTATAATGATAAAAAATCATACCATGACCCTCGTCAAATGAAGCATTCAACAGAATGCTAAATTTATTCATCATTTTTTCCCCGCGCTTGTGATGGCCTCGCCACCTGGTGAATGTCCAAAAGTACAGGTTTCCTCGCGACGGCGCGCTTTTTCCCGTTTCGGGATTGTCCCCTCCGGCAAACATCCTCATGATGGAACCAGACATCAATGAATGTCTGATCGCAAACCATTCAGATGGCGCGCGATGACAATAATCCAATAGTTCGTTTTTTGAGGGGAAACCCTCGGGGTAGATGCCATGACTGCGACTTTTCCTGAAGTGCTGGTTCCGCAGGCTCTTTCTGCGGGTGCTTTCGACGCGGACGACGCAGATGTCCGCAACAACCTGGGCCTGCTGGGCCTGCTCGACGTGCATTCCCGCGATGGCCGTTATCATTTGACGGTGTCGCTGGAGCCGGTGGGCTCGGATCTTCAGCCTGCGTTGTGGACGCTGGAAGTTGAAATGGAAGTATGCGCCGAAGCCAAGGTTGCGCATTGCAAGCTCGGCCAGGTGGAGTACGTGGGCAATGCGCCGGGCAGCCATCTGCGCAAAATGCTCGCCAACGGCGAGTTGCTCGCTTATCTGACACAGAACCTTGCCGAGGCGGCGTAAGCCACCCTGGCGGCAATGAAAAAGGCCACTGCTATGCAGTGGCCTTTCTGTTTGGCGCGGAAAATCCTGTGCTCAGCCGCCGTGCCGCTCGTACAGCGAGTGGAAGGCGTGGCGATATTCCGGCTGCACATAGGGCTTCAGCAGGGCCAGCACCTGCAGCACGCCGCGATGGCCGGACTCTTCGGTGATCGGCGCCTTGGGGCGGGAAGTCTGCTCGAAGGCAAACCAGAACTTCACCACCAGCCAGATGTTGATGCTGACCGGCTCGATGTCTTCCTCGTCCATTTTCAGCAGTCCCAGACGGATGAATTCGCGGAAGTGCTCGCCCAGAATGTTCTTCAGCTCGGTGTTGACGAACTGGTGGTATTCGGACTGCATCTGGGGGTTGCGGGCGAGCAGGCCGGGCAGGTCATAGAACATGAAGCGGAACTGCCACATGGCAAGGAAGGCGGTGTCCAGGTAGTTGACCAGATCGTCGACCGTCATCTTGCGGTCTTCCGGCACGGACAGCCGCTGATTGATGAACTCGCGGTACATCAGGAAGATTTGGTAGACGATTTCTTCCTTGTTGCGGAAGTGGTAGTAGAGGTTGCCCGGGCTGATGCCCAGATGCGCGGCGATGTGGTTGGTGGTGATGCTGCGCTCGCCTTGCTCGTTGAACAGCTTCAGGCTTTCTTGAATGATGCGGTCGTAGGTCTTGATTCTGGTTTTACTCATTTAGCACCGGCTGGTAGTGACTTCGCATAGCGCAATTGTATACGATGTTTGGAGTTCTTGCTCTATTTCTTATGGCTCAATAATGGGATAGCAATCCGACATGAACTTATGCAGGATGGCTTGTTCGATACGTTGCCGCTCTCTGGCCGGAATCGCGATGCGCAGGATCAACTGATAGCGCTTTTCATCGACCGGCTGGATCGAAATGCGCGGCTCCACCGACGGGATGTCCACCAGATAGCGCTTCGCCATGTCCTCCATGTGGCGCCGCGCCACGTCTACATGGCAATCGCAGGTCTCTTCCGCGGCCTCCATCAGCAGGCGTTCCGCCTGGGCTGGCGGAACGGTGTAGGCGAGCGGCACGTTGATGATGTGCATCACGTATTCGCCCATGTAGTTTTCCCGGATCACCGGCGTGGACAGCAGCAGGCTGTTGGGGAAGGTGAGGGCGCGGCCGGTCATCTGGTGCGAGCTGTGGTTGGGGCCGATCTCCATCACCGTGGTGGACAGAAGGCCGATGTCCACCACCCGGCCGCGCACCGCGCCTATTTCGATATGATCGCCCAGGCCGTAGCTGTTGGACATCTGCCGCACCACGCCGCCTGACAGGCACATGATCAGCTCCTTGGTGGCCAGGATCAGCGCGGCGGCGAAGGCCAGCATGGACACGGCCAGCGTCTGCAGCTCATTGGCCCAGATCAGTCCGATGCCGGCCAGGCCGGCCAGGAACAGGCCGTTGCGGGTGTTGATCGACCAGCGCCGGCGCTCCTCCACCGGCACCCCGCTGTTGGCCGCCAGCAGCCGGTCGACCACCACGCGGATCACCACCAGCGTCAGGATCAGCAGCAGGGAGCGGGTGATTTCGTGCGCGTAGTTCTCCCGCAGGAAGGCGATCAGATCGAGCAGGGTGTGCATGGACTCCTCAGTCGTTGAGCTTCACCGCGTGTTCGCGGGTTTCGTGGAAAACGATGTCCGGCCAGCGCTCCTGGGTCAATTGCAGGTTGACGCGGTTGGGCGCCAGATAGGCGAGGTTGCCGCCGGCGTCGGTCGCGATGTTCATCTGCAGCGTCTTGACGAATTCGTCCAGCTTCTTGCGGTCGTCACAGCTGAACCAGCGGGCGGACCAGATGCTGGCCGATTCGAAGATGGCGTCGACGCCGTATTCGGCGGCCAGGCGGCTGGCCACCACTTCGAACTGCAGCACGCCCACGGCGCCCAGGATCAGGTCGCCGCCGCTGTGCGGCTTGAATACCTGCACCGCGCCTTCCTCGCCCAGCTGCTGCAGGCCTTTCTGCAGCTGCTTCAGCTTCAGCGGGTTTTTGATGCGCACCGAGCGGAACAGTTCCGGCGCGAAGAAGGGAATGCCGGTGAAGGCCAGGTCTTCGCCCTCGGAGAAGCTGTCGCCGATCTGGATGTTGCCGTGGTTGGGGATGCCGATGATGTCGCCGGCGAAAGCCTCCTCCACGATCTCGCGGTCGTGGGACATGAAGGTCACCACGCTGGAGGCGGCGATGTCGCGGTTCAGGCGCAGGTGCTTCATCTTCATGCCGCGCTCGAACTGGCCGGAGCACACGCGCAGGAAGGCGATGCGGTCGCGGTGCTTGGGGTCCATATTGGCCTGGATCTTGAACACGAAGCCCGAGAACTTGGCTTCCTTCGGGTCCACGTTGCGCACGGTGGCGTCGCGTTCCTGCGGCGCCGGCGCCCAGTCGATCAGCGCATTGAGGATTTCGCGCACGCCGAAGTTGTTGATGGCCGAGCCGAAGAACACCGGCGTCAGCTCGCCGGCCAGGAATTCTTCCAGGCTCCACTCGTTGGACGCGCCCTTGACCAGCTCGATCTCCATGCGCAGCTGTTCCATTTCCAGCGGGAACAGTTCGTCCAGGCGCGGGTTGTCTATGCCCTGGATCACCTCGATGTCGGAAACCAGCTTTTCCGTGCCGGCTTCGAACAGGATCACCGCGTCGCTCAGCAGGCTGTATACGCCGCGGAAGGTTTTGCCCATGCCGATCGGCCAGGTGATCGGCGCGCAGCGGATCTTCAGCACGTTTTCCACTTCATCCAGCAATTCCAGGCTGTCGCGGACTTCGCGGTCGCACTTGTTCATGAAGGTGACGATGGGCGTGTTGCGCAGGCGGCAGACGTTCAACAGCTTGATGGTCTGCTCCTCCACGCCTTTCGCGGCGTCGATCACCATCAGCGCGCTGTCGACGGCGGTCAGCACGCGGTAGGTGTCCTCGGAGAAGTCCTGGTGGCCGGGGGTGTCCAGCAGGTTGACGGTGTGGTCGCGGTAGTCGAACTGCATCACCGACGACGCGACGGAAATGCCGCGCTGCTTCTCGATCTCCATCCAGTCGGAAGTGGCGAACTTGCCGCCCTTCTTGCCTTTCACCGTGCCGGCCATCTGGATGGCGCCGGAGAACAGCAACAGTTTTTCCGTCAGCGTGGTTTTGCCCGCGTCGGGGTGGGAAATGATGGCGAAGGTGCGGCGATGCGAAACTTCTTCTGCGATGCGGGCGAGATCGGCGGACATGGATGGCTTGCTTGAAATTCAATAAAGCCGATCATTTTACCGGAGTTGCCGGTTTCGGGAAATTCCATATTGCTTTCGCGCGGGATGGCGAGTGATGCGGCGCCGCGCGCGGCGGAAACAAGCACATATTGCCTGGAAACTCCATGGCGTTTTTTTGTTCCCGAACAGATTGGAAAACAGCCATTCGGCTACAATGTTGTCCAAACGACAATTCAAACCAAGGAGGCTTGCCGTGTTCACCGGTATCGTCCAGGGCGTGGCCGAAGTGGTCGCCATCGAAGAAAAACAGGATTTCCGCACCCATATCGTCCGTCTGCCCCAGGAGATGCTGCCCGGACTGCAGCTCGGCGCCTCCGTCGCCCATAACGGCTGCTGCCTGACCGTCACCCGCGTCGATGGCGATCTGGTTCACTTCGACCTGATGCAGGAAACGCTGCGGGTCACCAACCTGGGCGGGATCCAGGCTGGCGACGGCGTGAACGTGGAGCGCGCCGCGCGCTTCGGCGACGACATCGGCGGCCACGCGATGTCCGGCCACGTGATGGGCCTCGCAGCCGTGACCGAGGTCATCGAATCCCCGAACAACCGCACCGTCTGGTTCGAGCTGCCGGCGGGCCTGGAAAAATACGTGTTCGCCAAGGGGTATATCGGGATAGACGGCATCAGCCTCACGGTGGGCGCGGTAGAAGGCCGCCGTTTCTGCGTGCACCTGATTCCGGAGACGCTGAACCGGACCAATATCGCCGGCCGCAAGCCGGGCGACAGGATCAACATCGAAATCGACCCTCAGACCCAGGCCATCGTCGATACCGTCGAGCGCGTGCTGGCGCAGCGCGGCCAGGTCGCGTGATCTTGCGCGATCTGCCGGTGCTGGCGTCGTGGAGCGGCGGCAAAGACAGCTGCCTCGCGCTGTGGCGGGCGGTGCGGGCCGGCGCCCGGCCGCAGGCGCTGCTGACCATGCTGGACGAGACGGGCGATCGTTCCCGCTCCCATGGCGTGCGGCCCGAGGTGCTGGCGCTGCAGGCGCATGCCATGGGTTTGCCGCAGCGGCTGGGACGCGCGAGCTGGAATGGCTACCGCGAGGTTTTCGTCGAACAGCTGCGCGCGGCGGCGGATGACGGCATCCAGGCGGTGGTGTTCGGCGACATCGATCTGGACGCGCACCGCGAATGGGAGGAGGCGGTCTGCGCCGAGGCGGGCCTCGATGCGATTCTGCCGCTGTGGCAAGAGGCTCGCGCC
This genomic window from Chromobacterium violaceum ATCC 12472 contains:
- a CDS encoding riboflavin synthase, with translation MFTGIVQGVAEVVAIEEKQDFRTHIVRLPQEMLPGLQLGASVAHNGCCLTVTRVDGDLVHFDLMQETLRVTNLGGIQAGDGVNVERAARFGDDIGGHAMSGHVMGLAAVTEVIESPNNRTVWFELPAGLEKYVFAKGYIGIDGISLTVGAVEGRRFCVHLIPETLNRTNIAGRKPGDRINIEIDPQTQAIVDTVERVLAQRGQVA
- a CDS encoding TetR/AcrR family transcriptional regulator, with amino-acid sequence MSKTRIKTYDRIIQESLKLFNEQGERSITTNHIAAHLGISPGNLYYHFRNKEEIVYQIFLMYREFINQRLSVPEDRKMTVDDLVNYLDTAFLAMWQFRFMFYDLPGLLARNPQMQSEYHQFVNTELKNILGEHFREFIRLGLLKMDEEDIEPVSINIWLVVKFWFAFEQTSRPKAPITEESGHRGVLQVLALLKPYVQPEYRHAFHSLYERHGG
- a CDS encoding mechanosensitive ion channel family protein gives rise to the protein MHTLLDLIAFLRENYAHEITRSLLLILTLVVIRVVVDRLLAANSGVPVEERRRWSINTRNGLFLAGLAGIGLIWANELQTLAVSMLAFAAALILATKELIMCLSGGVVRQMSNSYGLGDHIEIGAVRGRVVDIGLLSTTVMEIGPNHSSHQMTGRALTFPNSLLLSTPVIRENYMGEYVMHIINVPLAYTVPPAQAERLLMEAAEETCDCHVDVARRHMEDMAKRYLVDIPSVEPRISIQPVDEKRYQLILRIAIPARERQRIEQAILHKFMSDCYPIIEP
- a CDS encoding sodium-dependent transporter — translated: MSQNKSKTGGEPKARDGFTSSFGVLAATLGSAVGLGNIWKFPYLTGTNGGAGFLVVYVLATLVVGLPVMISEIMLGRKAKRDAVTSLVKLAPAGQPWWLVGAFGVFAAFLIMAFYSEVAAWVFAYIFKAIGGDILSRDPKVTSGAFTALISDPVQSLLWQWLVLALIGGILLLGVSKGIEAVTKKLMPLLFVLLVVIGARSLMLPGAGQGLAFLFAPDFSKISAAVVLTAMGLAFFKLSIGMGTMITYGSYFRDDQNIPLTTFRVMCADLFVSLLAGIAIFPAVFAFGFQPAAGPSLLFITIPAVFASMPLGHFFMVVFFVLTAIAATGAMLSILEVPVSVLSERFGISRVKATVINLLLLALVGSACALSNSLTADFKIFGMTMFDLFDFVTSNVLMPLGGICLCLFTAWVWGYDRFRAALSNEGALDNERVLKPLFFVLRFVSPVLILYVMLKGLKVI
- a CDS encoding amino acid aminotransferase — translated: MTSSIFAGVELAPRDPILGLNEAFNADTRSTKVNLGVGVYSDDNGKIPLLAAVQAAEKARLEALPARGYQPIEGPAAYDVAVQKLLFGESSELLAAGRVVTAQALGGTGALKIGADFLKRLNPAAKVYISDPSWENHRALFESAGFAVENYPYYHAASRGVDFAAMKAHLSSLDAGSIIVLHACCHNPTGADLSAAQWEEVVSICRERSLVPFLDMAYQGFADGIDADALAVRLFAASNLQFFVASSFSKSFSLYGERVGALSIITAAKDESVRVLSQLKRVIRTNYSNPPIHGAAIVAAVLSSPALRAQWEEELAGMRDRIRDMRLALLEAIKAQGVAVDFSFITAQRGMFSYTGLSAAQVDRLREEFGIYAVSTGRICLAALNSKNVGYVASAIAKVVQA
- a CDS encoding peptide chain release factor 3; amino-acid sequence: MSADLARIAEEVSHRRTFAIISHPDAGKTTLTEKLLLFSGAIQMAGTVKGKKGGKFATSDWMEIEKQRGISVASSVMQFDYRDHTVNLLDTPGHQDFSEDTYRVLTAVDSALMVIDAAKGVEEQTIKLLNVCRLRNTPIVTFMNKCDREVRDSLELLDEVENVLKIRCAPITWPIGMGKTFRGVYSLLSDAVILFEAGTEKLVSDIEVIQGIDNPRLDELFPLEMEQLRMEIELVKGASNEWSLEEFLAGELTPVFFGSAINNFGVREILNALIDWAPAPQERDATVRNVDPKEAKFSGFVFKIQANMDPKHRDRIAFLRVCSGQFERGMKMKHLRLNRDIAASSVVTFMSHDREIVEEAFAGDIIGIPNHGNIQIGDSFSEGEDLAFTGIPFFAPELFRSVRIKNPLKLKQLQKGLQQLGEEGAVQVFKPHSGGDLILGAVGVLQFEVVASRLAAEYGVDAIFESASIWSARWFSCDDRKKLDEFVKTLQMNIATDAGGNLAYLAPNRVNLQLTQERWPDIVFHETREHAVKLND
- the argE gene encoding acetylornithine deacetylase — translated: MDTTLADLLAELIGFDTTSRNSNLQLIEWVRRYLAGHGLASRLTHSDDGSKANLFCRIGGDDLPLIVLSGHSDVVPVDGQDWSYPPFQLTDGGDGRLYGRGSADMKGFIACVLARVPDFVALAKAGQLRQGIGIALSYDEEVGCLGVGRLIDDLVAQGVTVAGCLIGEPTSMRPVVAHKGIAHYRCRVRGRAAHSSLTPYGVNAIEYAARLITHIRKLADAEASFGHRQPLYDVPFTTMQTGVIRGGVACNIVPADCEFMFECRWLPGDDPQRLVSSVADYAASLLLEMRAVAEEADIEIERVVYSPAFEAEPDSDISRYVHGLCACAGRGVAYTTEAGLFSEAGMPCVVLGPGSIEQAHRPDEFIEIAQLNACHDWLGLLTNNLIK
- a CDS encoding diphthine--ammonia ligase, yielding MILRDLPVLASWSGGKDSCLALWRAVRAGARPQALLTMLDETGDRSRSHGVRPEVLALQAHAMGLPQRLGRASWNGYREVFVEQLRAAADDGIQAVVFGDIDLDAHREWEEAVCAEAGLDAILPLWQEARADLVREFVDAGFSARIVMVNTALVDEKWLGRTLDHPLIEDMLAEGVDPCGEAGEFHTLVVDGPLFNKPLALRDGEAAKLGEYRALDLLPA